A region of Deinococcus rubellus DNA encodes the following proteins:
- a CDS encoding GNAT family N-acetyltransferase has protein sequence MTQSTSLQGQLRLATPNDYAAVVKVMQDAGLSPDAVMVVGTTYWLLEQGGQPVGAIGLEHGDKASLLRGAAVVPSARGQGLGRQLVQSAVEHAREHGDTVLYMFSTGGDWTSFDFQQVPLAVVMGDLPDAPQVAHYRAAGTRPGGTTWMRKLN, from the coding sequence ATGACCCAGTCCACCAGCTTGCAAGGCCAGCTCCGGCTCGCCACCCCCAACGATTACGCCGCCGTCGTCAAAGTGATGCAGGACGCGGGACTCTCGCCCGACGCCGTGATGGTGGTCGGCACGACCTACTGGCTGCTGGAGCAGGGCGGTCAGCCGGTGGGAGCCATCGGCCTGGAACACGGCGACAAAGCCTCACTGCTGCGCGGTGCCGCCGTGGTGCCCTCGGCGCGCGGGCAGGGGCTGGGCCGTCAGTTGGTGCAGAGTGCCGTGGAGCATGCCCGCGAGCACGGCGACACGGTGCTGTACATGTTTTCTACCGGCGGCGACTGGACCAGCTTCGACTTTCAGCAGGTGCCGCTGGCCGTCGTGATGGGCGACCTGCCCGACGCCCCACAGGTGGCCCACTACCGCGCGGCGGGCACCCGGCCCGGCGGCACCACCTGGATGCGGAAACTGAACTGA
- the carA gene encoding glutamine-hydrolyzing carbamoyl-phosphate synthase small subunit, with product MIRKERAVLALEDGTVYRGYAFGHRGETVGEVVFNTSMTGYQEIMTDPSYNGQIVTMTYPHIGNYGVAIYDMESNKPFVRGFIGREFSDGFSNYRAQESLESFMKGHGVVSIQGIDTRALVRRLREGGVVKGVVAHRSHTHPEDAYGEFSVEEEQVLVARARAHEDIDGRDMTQEVTTSLPYAFPTLRHGKRVVLMDFGIKHTIVERLAEVGIEPIVVPAQTTAAQVMALQPHGLFLSNGPGDPAAPTYAHRTAWELMGLLPTFGICLGHQILGLAAGGQTFKMKFGHRGGNQPVKNLLTGNVEITAQNHGYAVDLESIPNGEFVATHLNLNDQTLEGMAHSRYPVFSVQYHPEASPGPHDSRYLFERFIEEINLFDGATGTPVEKVSAGRYGV from the coding sequence ATGATTCGCAAGGAACGCGCCGTGCTGGCGCTGGAAGACGGAACGGTCTACCGGGGCTACGCCTTCGGGCACCGGGGCGAGACAGTCGGTGAAGTGGTCTTCAACACTTCCATGACCGGCTATCAGGAGATCATGACCGATCCGAGCTACAACGGCCAGATCGTTACCATGACCTACCCGCACATCGGCAACTACGGTGTCGCCATCTACGATATGGAGAGCAACAAGCCGTTCGTGCGCGGCTTCATCGGGCGCGAATTCAGTGACGGCTTTTCCAACTACCGCGCCCAGGAATCGCTGGAATCGTTCATGAAAGGGCACGGCGTGGTCAGCATCCAGGGCATCGACACCCGCGCCTTGGTGCGGCGGCTGCGCGAGGGCGGCGTGGTCAAGGGTGTGGTGGCCCACCGCAGCCACACCCACCCCGAGGACGCCTACGGCGAATTCAGTGTGGAGGAGGAACAGGTGCTGGTGGCCCGTGCCCGTGCCCACGAGGACATCGATGGGCGCGACATGACCCAGGAGGTCACCACCTCCCTGCCCTACGCCTTTCCCACGCTGCGGCACGGCAAACGGGTGGTCCTGATGGACTTCGGCATCAAGCACACCATCGTCGAGCGCCTGGCGGAAGTCGGGATCGAACCGATCGTGGTTCCGGCCCAGACCACCGCCGCACAAGTGATGGCCCTCCAGCCGCACGGCCTGTTTCTCTCCAACGGTCCTGGCGACCCGGCGGCTCCCACCTATGCCCACCGCACCGCCTGGGAGCTGATGGGCTTACTTCCCACCTTCGGCATCTGCCTGGGCCACCAGATTCTTGGCCTGGCGGCGGGCGGACAGACCTTCAAGATGAAGTTCGGCCACCGGGGCGGCAACCAGCCGGTCAAGAACCTGCTGACCGGCAATGTCGAGATCACGGCCCAGAATCACGGCTACGCGGTGGACCTGGAGAGCATTCCCAACGGCGAGTTCGTCGCCACCCACCTCAACCTCAACGATCAGACGCTGGAAGGCATGGCCCACAGCCGTTACCCGGTGTTCAGTGTGCAGTACCACCCTGAAGCCTCGCCCGGCCCGCACGACAGCCGCTACCTGTTCGAGCGCTTCATTGAGGAGATCAACCTGTTCGATGGAGCCACCGGCACGCCCGTCGAGAAGGTGTCAGCGGGGCGGTACGGCGTCTAG
- a CDS encoding GNAT family N-acetyltransferase, translating into MSLPDGFTLRSATLVDAETIQAQRDAMFADIGSGLEQIQAVSASSLTWLRRTLASGAYHGLLLEHGGQIVAGAGAQWQEFQPSPKSPSSVRAYLDNVYVAPQQRGQGLAGQLVRALLAECLARGVDLVSLHASDAGRATYTRLGFKPTPELRLLFAEAGL; encoded by the coding sequence GTGAGCCTGCCTGACGGCTTTACCCTGCGCTCTGCCACGCTGGTAGACGCTGAAACCATCCAGGCCCAGCGCGACGCCATGTTCGCTGATATCGGCAGCGGGTTGGAGCAGATTCAGGCCGTTTCAGCCTCCAGTCTGACCTGGCTGCGCCGAACCCTCGCCAGCGGTGCGTATCACGGTCTGCTGCTGGAACACGGCGGGCAGATCGTGGCCGGAGCGGGCGCACAGTGGCAGGAGTTCCAACCCAGCCCCAAGTCGCCTTCCTCAGTGCGGGCTTACCTCGACAACGTGTACGTTGCTCCCCAGCAGCGTGGGCAGGGACTGGCTGGACAGCTGGTGCGGGCGCTGCTGGCCGAGTGTCTGGCGCGGGGGGTGGATCTGGTCAGCCTGCACGCCTCCGATGCGGGGCGGGCCACCTATACCAGACTTGGATTCAAGCCGACGCCCGAACTGCGTTTGCTTTTTGCCGAGGCTGGGCTATGA
- a CDS encoding GNAT family N-acetyltransferase — MTFTLRPAFSTDAAAFHAVMMAAGMDPRSSWTRTTVGDIARSLSLGGGFLACIGETAVGCVSFRPDGVETLTLNKLATLPDVRGQGIGAALVQAVEQVAAERGYKLVLLAVSQYNLDALPFYGRLGYVVDAAAEYSFRSPTSPRPVVLVKAVPNPLTKAVT; from the coding sequence ATGACCTTCACCCTCCGTCCGGCTTTTTCTACTGACGCTGCGGCCTTTCACGCCGTGATGATGGCCGCTGGCATGGATCCGCGCTCAAGCTGGACCCGCACGACGGTTGGGGACATTGCCCGCAGTCTTTCCCTGGGTGGCGGCTTCCTGGCCTGTATAGGGGAGACGGCAGTGGGCTGCGTCAGCTTTCGCCCGGACGGTGTGGAGACACTGACGCTGAACAAACTCGCCACCTTGCCGGACGTGCGCGGGCAGGGCATCGGCGCGGCGCTGGTGCAGGCGGTGGAACAGGTGGCCGCCGAGCGTGGCTACAAGCTGGTACTGCTGGCGGTGTCGCAATACAACCTGGATGCGTTGCCGTTTTACGGGCGGCTGGGGTACGTGGTAGACGCAGCTGCCGAATATTCGTTTCGGAGTCCGACGAGTCCGAGGCCGGTGGTGCTGGTGAAAGCGGTGCCGAATCCTCTCACAAAGGCTGTGACATGA
- a CDS encoding argininosuccinate synthase: MTPTEQKPETNAAKPRIVLAYSGGLDTSIILKWLQTERGYDVVCFTADLGQGDEVEEARLKALRTGAVAAYALDLKEEFVRDYVFPMFRSSALYEGYYLLGTSIARPLIAKKMVEIAEKEGAVAVSHGATGKGNDQVRFEMTAYALKPDIVTVAPWRDWDFQGRADLEAFAHENDIPVPTTKKDPWSTDANMLHISYEGGILEDPWTEPPAHMFKLTVSPEDAPDQAEYVEVDFVNGDPVSINGEKLSPAALLTKANEIGGRNGVGRIDLVENRFVGMKSRGVYETPGGTVLYHARRAVESLTLDREVLHQRDALGVKYAELVYNGFWFAPEREALQVYIDHVAQSVTGTARLKLYKGNCDVVGRKAPRSLYDKDLVSFEAGGDYNQHDAGAFIKLNALRMRVQARVEAKAKKD, translated from the coding sequence ATGACGCCAACCGAGCAGAAGCCCGAAACGAACGCCGCCAAGCCCAGGATCGTACTGGCTTACTCTGGCGGGCTGGACACCTCCATCATTCTCAAGTGGCTGCAAACAGAGCGCGGCTACGACGTGGTGTGCTTTACTGCCGATCTGGGCCAGGGCGACGAGGTGGAGGAGGCCCGCCTCAAGGCCCTCAGAACCGGCGCGGTGGCCGCTTATGCGCTGGACCTGAAAGAGGAGTTCGTGCGCGACTACGTCTTCCCGATGTTTCGCAGCTCGGCGCTGTATGAGGGCTATTACCTGCTCGGCACCAGTATTGCCCGCCCGCTGATCGCCAAGAAGATGGTGGAAATCGCCGAGAAAGAGGGGGCAGTGGCCGTGTCGCACGGGGCAACGGGTAAGGGCAACGATCAGGTCAGATTCGAGATGACCGCCTACGCCCTCAAACCCGACATCGTGACGGTGGCCCCCTGGCGCGACTGGGATTTTCAGGGCCGCGCCGACCTGGAAGCCTTTGCCCATGAGAATGACATTCCGGTGCCGACCACCAAGAAAGACCCCTGGAGCACCGACGCCAACATGCTGCACATCTCTTACGAGGGCGGCATTCTGGAAGACCCCTGGACTGAGCCGCCCGCCCACATGTTCAAGCTGACTGTTTCGCCTGAAGACGCGCCCGACCAGGCCGAATACGTGGAAGTGGACTTCGTGAACGGCGATCCGGTGAGCATCAACGGCGAGAAGCTGTCACCCGCCGCGCTGTTGACCAAAGCCAATGAAATTGGCGGACGCAACGGCGTGGGCCGGATCGACCTTGTGGAGAACCGCTTTGTGGGTATGAAATCGCGTGGCGTGTACGAGACGCCCGGCGGTACTGTCCTGTACCACGCCCGCCGCGCCGTGGAGAGCCTGACCCTGGACCGGGAAGTGCTTCACCAGCGCGACGCACTGGGCGTCAAGTACGCCGAACTGGTCTACAACGGATTCTGGTTTGCTCCGGAACGCGAGGCCTTGCAGGTTTATATCGACCACGTGGCGCAGAGCGTGACCGGTACGGCCCGCCTGAAGCTGTATAAGGGCAACTGCGATGTGGTGGGCCGCAAAGCGCCGCGCAGCCTGTACGACAAAGACCTGGTGAGCTTCGAGGCGGGCGGCGACTACAACCAGCACGACGCGGGCGCGTTCATCAAGCTCAACGCCCTGCGGATGCGGGTGCAGGCACGGGTCGAGGCGAAGGCCAAGAAGGATTGA
- the argH gene encoding argininosuccinate lyase: MTNQMKDKKLWGGRFAEATDGLVELFNASVGFDQRLAEQDIRGSLAHVQMLGQVGILSAEEVQQIRGGLNDVLADIRAETFEWRQDREDVHMNVEAALRDRIGPVAGKLHTARSRNDQVAVDFRLFTKEAALDLADKTRALRAVMLAEAEKHLTSDNGEGVILPGYTHLQVAQPILLSHWFMAYVAMLERDEGRFRDAAERMDESPLGSSALAGTPWPIDRHATAAALGFARPTANSLDGVGSRDFALEFLSACAILSAHLSRLSEELILYSTFEFGFLTLPDSHTTGSSIMPQKKNPDVSELARGKAGRVFGNLMGLLTVVKGTPLAYNKDLQEDKEGVFDSYDTLSIVLRLYAEMLPKTVWHADRTKTAAARGYSTATDVADFLARQGVPFREAHEVVGGLVGVASRSGRQLWELTDAELKSAHPLLSAEVARSLTVEESVKNRLSYGGTAPVRVQEAVKAAKAEERERRKP; the protein is encoded by the coding sequence ATGACCAATCAAATGAAAGACAAGAAACTCTGGGGTGGCCGTTTCGCTGAAGCCACCGATGGCCTGGTGGAACTCTTCAACGCTTCCGTCGGCTTCGATCAGCGTCTTGCTGAGCAGGATATTCGCGGCTCACTGGCACATGTGCAGATGCTGGGGCAGGTCGGCATTCTCAGCGCTGAGGAAGTCCAGCAGATTCGGGGTGGCCTGAACGATGTACTGGCCGACATCCGCGCCGAAACGTTTGAATGGCGGCAGGACCGCGAAGATGTGCATATGAACGTGGAGGCTGCCCTGCGTGACCGCATCGGCCCGGTGGCGGGCAAGCTCCACACCGCCCGCAGCCGCAACGATCAGGTGGCAGTGGATTTCCGGCTGTTTACCAAAGAAGCCGCGCTCGACCTCGCGGACAAAACGCGGGCGCTGCGGGCGGTGATGCTGGCCGAGGCCGAGAAGCATCTGACCTCCGACAATGGGGAGGGCGTGATTCTGCCCGGCTACACGCACTTGCAGGTGGCCCAGCCCATCTTGCTCAGCCACTGGTTCATGGCGTATGTCGCCATGCTGGAGCGCGATGAGGGCCGCTTCCGCGACGCCGCCGAGCGCATGGACGAATCTCCTCTCGGCTCCTCGGCGCTGGCTGGAACGCCCTGGCCGATTGACCGGCACGCGACGGCGGCGGCGCTGGGGTTCGCCCGTCCCACCGCCAACAGCCTGGACGGTGTGGGCAGCCGGGATTTCGCGCTGGAGTTTTTGAGCGCCTGCGCCATTCTGAGCGCCCATCTGTCGCGCCTCTCGGAAGAATTGATTCTGTACTCCACCTTCGAATTCGGCTTCCTGACCCTGCCAGACAGTCATACCACCGGATCGAGCATCATGCCGCAGAAGAAAAACCCCGACGTGTCCGAGCTGGCACGCGGCAAGGCGGGGCGCGTCTTCGGCAACCTGATGGGCCTGCTGACCGTCGTGAAGGGCACGCCGCTGGCCTACAACAAGGACTTGCAGGAAGACAAGGAGGGCGTGTTCGACAGTTACGACACCCTGTCTATCGTGCTGCGCCTCTACGCTGAGATGCTCCCCAAGACCGTCTGGCACGCCGACAGAACGAAGACTGCCGCCGCGCGTGGCTACTCCACCGCCACCGATGTCGCCGACTTCCTGGCGCGTCAGGGTGTGCCGTTCCGCGAGGCGCACGAAGTTGTGGGCGGGCTGGTCGGGGTGGCTTCCCGCAGTGGCCGCCAGCTCTGGGAACTCACGGACGCCGAATTGAAATCGGCCCACCCGCTGCTGAGCGCCGAGGTTGCCCGGAGCCTGACGGTGGAGGAGAGCGTCAAGAATCGCCTCAGTTACGGCGGCACCGCGCCTGTGCGGGTGCAAGAGGCGGTGAAAGCGGCGAAAGCGGAGGAGAGGGAACGACGAAAACCGTAA
- a CDS encoding NADH-quinone oxidoreductase subunit N: MNTALVLPDVALAPLLPIAITLLGAILATVLGFFLPRRSITLISMATLVVAGIRMVMLWDSNLSTFGGSLQADNVALSIGLIILLGSLMTLLVSYDSAARAKLAFPEFDAMLMYAVTGTLLIAFSGDLVTMLIGLEIMSLSGYVISTLQDSRRAEEAGMKYFLLGAVGSAILIYGIALVYGATGTLNYVGIRDATAGLQVQNVGLLVVGALMLLCGFGFKVALAPFHQWTPDLYSGAPTTVGLFLSTVVKVAAFAGMLRVFGGAMQNVPAWAAVLQVLIVATIVVGNLGALFQTNFKRLMAYSAVAHTGFLALALLGNPATGGPALTYYLLVYTLMTAGAFAVMGALQRSEVAFSLDDMRGLFYRHPAYAVALAVCLGSLAGLPPFAGFMGKYLAFQVAFQAGYVGLTIIAAMGSVAALIYYLRPAMLMFMPDRTPAREYPGERTPTTAAVVISVVGVTVLGILPNLAYGLVANPAIWTVLAGR; this comes from the coding sequence TTGAATACTGCTCTCGTTTTGCCCGATGTGGCCCTCGCGCCTCTCTTGCCCATCGCCATCACTCTGCTCGGCGCGATTCTTGCCACGGTGCTGGGCTTTTTCCTGCCCCGGAGATCTATTACGCTGATCAGCATGGCGACGCTGGTGGTGGCGGGCATCAGGATGGTGATGCTGTGGGACAGCAATCTCAGCACCTTTGGCGGCAGTTTGCAGGCTGATAACGTGGCCCTTTCTATCGGCCTGATCATTCTGCTCGGCTCGCTGATGACCTTACTGGTCAGCTACGACAGCGCGGCCCGCGCCAAACTGGCCTTTCCCGAATTTGACGCCATGCTGATGTACGCCGTCACCGGCACGTTGCTGATCGCCTTTTCCGGCGACCTGGTGACCATGCTGATCGGGTTGGAGATCATGAGCTTGTCGGGCTATGTCATCTCCACCTTGCAGGACAGCCGTCGCGCTGAGGAAGCGGGTATGAAGTATTTCCTGCTCGGCGCAGTGGGCAGCGCCATCCTGATCTACGGCATCGCGCTGGTCTACGGCGCAACTGGCACCCTCAATTACGTCGGCATCCGCGACGCCACTGCCGGGCTACAAGTCCAGAACGTCGGTTTGCTGGTCGTCGGTGCCCTGATGCTGCTGTGCGGCTTCGGCTTCAAGGTGGCGCTGGCTCCCTTTCACCAGTGGACCCCCGACCTGTATTCGGGTGCGCCCACCACCGTCGGCCTGTTTCTGAGCACGGTGGTCAAGGTGGCGGCCTTCGCGGGGATGCTGCGGGTCTTCGGCGGGGCCATGCAGAATGTCCCGGCCTGGGCAGCGGTGCTGCAAGTATTGATCGTCGCCACTATCGTGGTCGGTAACCTCGGTGCACTCTTCCAGACCAATTTCAAGCGCCTGATGGCTTACTCGGCGGTGGCCCACACCGGCTTTCTGGCGCTGGCACTCCTGGGTAATCCAGCGACGGGCGGCCCGGCCCTGACCTACTACCTGCTGGTCTACACCCTGATGACGGCGGGCGCGTTTGCGGTGATGGGGGCGTTGCAACGCAGTGAGGTGGCCTTCTCGCTCGACGACATGCGCGGCCTGTTTTACCGCCATCCAGCCTACGCGGTGGCGCTGGCGGTCTGCCTTGGCTCGCTGGCGGGCCTGCCGCCGTTCGCGGGCTTCATGGGCAAATATCTGGCGTTTCAGGTGGCGTTTCAGGCTGGGTACGTGGGCCTCACCATCATCGCGGCGATGGGCAGCGTGGCGGCGCTCATCTATTACCTGCGCCCTGCCATGCTGATGTTCATGCCCGACCGTACCCCCGCCCGCGAGTACCCCGGCGAACGCACGCCCACCACCGCCGCCGTCGTTATCAGCGTGGTCGGCGTGACGGTACTGGGCATTCTGCCGAACTTGGCATATGGACTGGTGGCGAATCCGGCCATCTGGACGGTGCTGGCAGGGCGTTGA
- a CDS encoding GNAT family N-acetyltransferase → MGLPKGYTFCVARHEDAALLARFRAAMFSDMGAPLEDGWKACWTAYFGAAVMDRRYWSVLAEVEGVPVSCAGLMFFPMVPVPSDPGGLRAHVQGVYTVPEQRGRGLGEALTREVLAEAQRRGVKSANLNAAVMGRPMYKRMGFEEAKAPEMRLNLGAWTE, encoded by the coding sequence ATGGGCTTGCCGAAAGGGTACACATTCTGTGTTGCCCGTCATGAAGACGCCGCGCTCCTGGCCCGTTTCCGCGCCGCCATGTTCAGTGACATGGGTGCACCGCTGGAAGACGGCTGGAAAGCGTGCTGGACGGCTTATTTTGGAGCAGCAGTGATGGATAGGCGGTACTGGTCGGTTCTTGCCGAAGTGGAGGGTGTGCCTGTCTCCTGCGCGGGCCTGATGTTTTTCCCGATGGTGCCCGTGCCGAGCGATCCTGGCGGCCTGCGTGCCCATGTGCAGGGCGTCTATACCGTGCCGGAGCAGCGTGGGCGCGGGCTGGGAGAAGCGCTGACACGAGAGGTTTTGGCTGAGGCCCAGCGGCGGGGTGTGAAATCGGCCAACTTGAATGCTGCCGTGATGGGCCGCCCGATGTACAAACGAATGGGATTTGAAGAAGCCAAAGCGCCCGAGATGCGCCTGAATCTGGGAGCGTGGACGGAGTGA
- a CDS encoding GNAT family N-acetyltransferase produces the protein MTAAHDAYSSLHIDLRRAETKDLDTIRDLILTVRLSSERSAITATLEGCTYWIADLNGVPAGCIGLEHGEGVSLLRSASVLPAARRQGLGRALALSALTYSSLRGDRALYLFSSDAGPFWQPFGFVPVDVTEVCAALPEAPQVVSGLSRGWIHGESAWQRAVGA, from the coding sequence ATGACTGCTGCCCATGACGCTTACAGCTCCCTCCACATTGACCTTCGCCGGGCCGAAACTAAAGACCTGGACACCATCCGCGACCTCATTCTGACAGTGCGCCTCAGCAGTGAGCGCAGCGCCATCACCGCCACGCTGGAGGGCTGCACCTACTGGATTGCCGATCTCAACGGCGTTCCGGCAGGTTGCATCGGCCTGGAGCACGGAGAGGGCGTCAGTCTGCTCAGATCGGCCAGCGTTTTGCCCGCTGCGCGCCGTCAGGGGCTGGGGCGGGCGCTGGCGCTGAGCGCCCTGACCTATTCCAGCTTGCGCGGCGACCGGGCGCTGTACCTGTTTTCCAGCGACGCCGGGCCGTTCTGGCAGCCGTTCGGCTTTGTGCCGGTGGATGTGACCGAGGTCTGCGCCGCGCTGCCTGAGGCTCCGCAGGTTGTCAGCGGTCTGAGTCGCGGCTGGATTCACGGCGAGTCGGCCTGGCAACGGGCGGTGGGCGCATGA
- a CDS encoding pyridoxal phosphate-dependent aminotransferase: MPSLHARTRLSAESIFSRMSRLAAQRGAVNLGQGFPSTPPPAFLLEAARRAVGTVDQYSPPIGLPALREAVAQDLEVQPEQVVITCGATEAMFALAQTLYGPNPGGQPDELIAFEPVFDIYLPQTVMVGATFVGVPLNLSAEGWRLDIDALCRAVTPRTKALIVNSPFNPTGSVFTRAELQAIADLAREHDFWLISDEVYDELYYDVRPVSLRTLAPERTFTVGSAGKRLDATGWRVGWIVTPEGAAPEVAGLHQWTTFCAPAPLQAAVAEALGIARTSGFYDGLRRSYLKRMQLLAAGLRDLGAEVFTPQGTYFLTARLPGVDAERLVTEGGVAVIPLEAFYRTQPAPPEMLRLAFCKSEAEIEEALRRLKGFLSR, from the coding sequence ATGCCCAGCTTGCATGCCCGCACCCGCCTGTCCGCCGAGAGCATCTTTTCCCGCATGAGTCGCCTGGCGGCCCAGCGCGGCGCAGTCAATCTGGGCCAGGGTTTTCCCAGCACGCCGCCGCCTGCCTTCTTGCTGGAGGCCGCCCGCCGCGCGGTGGGCACGGTGGACCAGTACTCACCGCCGATTGGCCTGCCCGCGCTGCGCGAGGCGGTGGCCCAGGATCTGGAGGTTCAGCCGGAACAGGTTGTGATCACCTGCGGGGCCACCGAGGCGATGTTCGCGCTGGCGCAGACGCTGTATGGTCCCAATCCCGGCGGCCAGCCCGACGAGTTGATCGCCTTCGAGCCGGTCTTCGACATTTACCTGCCCCAGACGGTCATGGTGGGCGCAACGTTCGTCGGCGTGCCGCTGAACTTGTCGGCAGAGGGCTGGCGACTGGATATTGATGCACTGTGCCGGGCGGTGACGCCGCGCACCAAAGCATTGATCGTCAACAGTCCTTTTAATCCCACTGGGAGCGTGTTCACGCGGGCCGAGTTGCAGGCAATCGCGGACCTGGCCCGTGAGCACGATTTCTGGCTGATCAGCGACGAAGTTTACGACGAGCTGTATTACGACGTGCGACCCGTCTCGCTGCGGACCCTGGCCCCGGAGCGCACCTTCACCGTGGGCAGCGCGGGCAAGCGGCTCGATGCCACGGGCTGGCGGGTCGGCTGGATCGTAACGCCTGAGGGTGCTGCGCCGGAAGTGGCGGGCTTACATCAGTGGACGACCTTTTGCGCCCCAGCTCCTTTGCAGGCGGCGGTGGCTGAGGCCCTCGGCATAGCGCGGACAAGCGGGTTTTATGATGGGCTGCGCCGCAGCTACCTCAAGAGGATGCAGCTGCTTGCCGCTGGCCTGCGGGACCTCGGCGCGGAGGTGTTCACGCCGCAGGGCACATATTTTCTGACCGCCCGTTTGCCGGGCGTGGACGCTGAGCGACTCGTGACCGAGGGCGGTGTGGCGGTTATTCCACTGGAAGCCTTCTACCGCACCCAGCCCGCGCCGCCGGAGATGCTGCGTCTGGCTTTCTGCAAATCGGAAGCCGAGATCGAAGAAGCGCTGCGACGGTTGAAGGGCTTTTTAAGTCGTTGA
- a CDS encoding N-acetyltransferase, translating into MTLALDSIILPDIHPDAPITVRKAKLSDIDAIHALIGYWAARGQMLVRSRTLLSENIRDFQLALAGPLEEMPGGLAGVCGLHMLAPDLAEVRGLAIHPAMQGRGLGKTLVEACEREAREIDLPALFAWTYQQGFFEKCGFTRIEKTNLHPKVWSECQRCAFFENCNEIAMYRTLD; encoded by the coding sequence ATGACCCTGGCCCTCGATTCCATCATACTGCCGGACATTCACCCGGACGCGCCCATCACGGTTCGTAAGGCCAAACTCTCGGACATCGACGCCATTCACGCCCTGATCGGCTACTGGGCGGCGCGCGGTCAGATGTTGGTGAGGTCGCGCACCCTGCTCTCAGAGAACATCCGCGACTTTCAGCTGGCGCTGGCCGGGCCGCTAGAAGAGATGCCCGGCGGACTGGCTGGCGTCTGCGGCCTGCACATGCTGGCTCCCGATCTGGCCGAGGTGCGCGGGCTGGCCATCCACCCGGCCATGCAGGGACGCGGCCTGGGCAAAACCCTGGTCGAAGCCTGCGAGCGTGAGGCCCGCGAGATTGATCTGCCAGCTTTATTTGCCTGGACCTACCAGCAGGGCTTTTTCGAGAAATGCGGTTTTACGCGCATCGAGAAGACCAACCTGCACCCCAAAGTCTGGAGCGAGTGCCAGCGCTGCGCCTTCTTCGAGAACTGTAACGAGATCGCCATGTACCGAACGTTGGACTGA
- a CDS encoding HAD family hydrolase gives MAAEETLMMGDTEYDAEAARKAGVRCVLLRCGGNEELPGVNLPGEVCDDPAALLVVLERGDLA, from the coding sequence ATGGCAGCGGAGGAGACATTGATGATGGGCGACACCGAATATGACGCGGAGGCGGCCCGGAAAGCAGGCGTTCGCTGTGTGCTGCTCCGCTGCGGCGGCAATGAAGAATTGCCGGGCGTGAATTTGCCGGGTGAAGTTTGTGATGATCCGGCGGCGCTGCTGGTGGTCCTGGAGCGCGGCGACCTGGCCTGA
- a CDS encoding GNAT family N-acetyltransferase — protein MTLPKGFTLRPATLADAETIQKQRDALFTDTGSDPGRVQAASAPGRGWLRGALERGIYFGVLIEAEGQVVAGAGVIWQDLPPSPRNLAPVRAYILNVYVAPSQRGQGLAQHLLRVLLAECASRGLEQVSLHASDAGKPTYIKLGFVPTNEMRLIFSGAGP, from the coding sequence ATGACCTTACCCAAAGGCTTTACCCTGCGCCCTGCCACGCTGGCAGACGCTGAAACCATTCAGAAGCAGCGCGACGCCCTCTTCACGGACACTGGCAGTGATCCAGGGCGGGTGCAGGCAGCCTCTGCTCCTGGTCGGGGATGGTTACGCGGAGCACTGGAAAGAGGAATCTACTTCGGCGTCCTGATTGAAGCTGAGGGGCAAGTGGTGGCCGGTGCGGGTGTCATCTGGCAGGATTTGCCGCCCAGCCCGCGTAACCTTGCTCCAGTACGGGCTTACATCCTGAACGTCTATGTGGCTCCGTCTCAGCGCGGGCAGGGTTTGGCCCAGCATTTGCTGCGAGTTCTGCTGGCCGAGTGTGCTTCTCGCGGTCTGGAACAGGTCAGCCTGCACGCCTCCGACGCGGGGAAACCCACTTACATCAAGCTGGGGTTTGTACCCACCAATGAAATGCGTCTGATTTTTTCTGGGGCCGGACCATGA